In Synechococcales cyanobacterium T60_A2020_003, the genomic stretch CGGGTTACAGTACTGCTTGCCAGCCATTGGCCCCGGGAAGATGGAACCTACGATGCGACGGTTCTCTATAGCGCTAACTGGGACTTTCAGGGACGAGCACAGTACCGCGACCGACGGGCGATCGCGATTACCTATGATGTTGCCCGCTTGCTCAAGGATCGCCCCTTTGAAAAAATCAGATGGGAGTTTGAGTTCACCTCGTCTGCTAAGCATATGATGGGTGCAGACTTTCGGGATGCAGAGGTTCTAGATTCGCACGCTAAGCGACCAGAAGCACGGTTAAAAGTGTCGCGTCAGACTGCTCGACAGCGAGTTGCGAGCTTACGACGATAGGCTGATACTAGGTTTGAGTTTCGAGAGTTCAGGTTTGCGTGGGCGATGCATTGCGCTATCAGCGATGCCAGCCTTGGATCGGTAACTGTCATTTCAAAAACGGGTATGAGTCACCTTATTGATCCAAAAACAGCCAACGATAGCCCCTCCAAGCCATAGCAGGAAGCTCCAACGAGTCAGGGCGATCGCCTGCTGAACGCGATCGCGGGTAAGCGGAACGATCGGATCACCGAGCAGCGGTTTCTCTTTGATTACTCCCCGATAGGTATTGACGCCACCCATCTGCACACCCAACGCAGCCGCGTAGGCACACTCGCTCCATCCGGCATTGGGGCTGGGGTCTTTGGGTGCGTCTCGAACACAGAGCCGCAAAACCCTTTGAGGCGTCCCTGACAACAACGCAACCGTCAGAACCGTCAGCCGACAGGGAATCCAGGTTAGGTAATCTTCAAACCGAGCGCTGAACCAGCCTAAATCCGTATAGGGGGGGTCCTTGTAGCCCACCATTGAATCTAAGGTACTCGCAGCTTTGTAGGCCAGCGCTAGGGGAGCTGATCCCATGGGTAAAAATGCACCAACAATCGCGTAGAACAGCGGAGCCATGACGCCATCGGTGGCATTCTCGGTGACCGTTTCCAGGACTGCCCTCAAAATCTCCGGTTCCGAAAGCGATTCGGTATCCCGGCCTACGTAACGGCTCAGACGCGATCGCGCCGCATCAAGATTTTTAGGATCAAGGGCATTGAGCACCTCTTCCGCCGCAGAACGCAAACTCCGTCCGGCAAAGCAACTGGCCAACATCACACTTTCGACACCGACTCCCAGAACCGGATGAAGGGCATAGGCGATTGCTCGAGTTCCCCAGGCGATCGCTCCCGTTCCTACAATCGTCACCAAACCGAGGATCACTCCAGCAAACTTGAGCGATCGCGGCGTAGTCAACCGTTTCAAAACAATGCGGCTATAGAACCCAATCCATGCCCCAATCACCTGCACCGGATGGAGCCAGTTCCACGGGTCGCCAATGAGGAAATCCAACAGAGCGGCGATCGCCAGCACTGAAATCTGCGCTAGTTCCATCCCTGCTGCGCCTGATTCAGCACATAGGCCGATACATCAAGAATCTCCTGTTCGGTGAGAGAGTCTTTATAGGCAGACATGGGCATTTTGCCATTGCGAACCAGATTGGCGATCGCCTCTACTGAGTC encodes the following:
- a CDS encoding cobalamin biosynthesis protein, whose protein sequence is MELAQISVLAIAALLDFLIGDPWNWLHPVQVIGAWIGFYSRIVLKRLTTPRSLKFAGVILGLVTIVGTGAIAWGTRAIAYALHPVLGVGVESVMLASCFAGRSLRSAAEEVLNALDPKNLDAARSRLSRYVGRDTESLSEPEILRAVLETVTENATDGVMAPLFYAIVGAFLPMGSAPLALAYKAASTLDSMVGYKDPPYTDLGWFSARFEDYLTWIPCRLTVLTVALLSGTPQRVLRLCVRDAPKDPSPNAGWSECAYAAALGVQMGGVNTYRGVIKEKPLLGDPIVPLTRDRVQQAIALTRWSFLLWLGGAIVGCFWINKVTHTRF